Proteins co-encoded in one Mycobacterium mantenii genomic window:
- a CDS encoding non-ribosomal peptide synthetase: MTVGAGRRLLSIDLLDGGEHDRLDEWGNRAVLTKPIKAAASIPEVFATQVARAPQAVALSFGDRSMTYRDLDQAANRLAHLLAEQGARPGECVALLFSRSAEAIISILAVLKTGAAYLPIDPALPSARMEFMLSDATPIAVVTTASLRTRLDGFDLPVIDVDEADADTQPSSALPGPRPDDIAYMIYTSGTTGNPKGVAVTHRNVTEFVRTLHADLPTGPGKVWSQWHSLVFDVSVWEIWGALLSGGRLVVVPESVAGSPDDLHALLIAEQVNVLSQTPSAVSMLSPEGLDDTALVVAGEACPAEVVDRWAPGRVMINAYGPTEATVYAAMSTPLAGDSGAPPIGSPVPGAALFVLDKWLRPAPEGVVGELYVAGRGVATGYARRAGLTASRFVACPFGGPGARMYRTGDLVRWGADGQLQYLGRADEQVKIRGYRIELGEIQSALAALDGVDQAAVIAREDRPGDKRLVGYITGTADPTELRTQLGKRLPAYMVPAAVVVLETLPLTVNGKLDKRALPAPEYHKRGGQYRAPSNHTEEILTGIYAQVLGVERVGVDDSFFDLGGDSILSMQVVARARAAGVMCRPRDVFVEQTVARLARVATDGADEDDLVDEGIGPVLATPIMHWLQTVQGPIDDFNQTMVLAAPAGVGKDDVVVVLQALLDRHPMLRLRVEDDGNGGWSLEAPEAGSVQAGDCLQSVDELSDATLVAARSRLNPGAGVMVSAVWAGESSQLALIIHHVAVDGVSWRTLIEDLNIAWAQHHSGQPVALPTGGTSFARWSSLLAEHALSPAVVEQADAWREVVATPAVLPAVRPEEDTYQTAEQLSVSLDVETTRLLLGAVPAAFNAGVQDILLIAFGMAWTQFLGSGKPIGIDVEGHGRQEELDPRVDLSRTVGWFTTKYPVALTLDGLDWANVVAGDDALGAVVKATKEQLRALPDGLTYGLLRYLNPDIDLGGSDPVIGFNYLGRLGAAADLPGELWRLSPDSLSLSGAAAAVAMPLMHTVDLNAGTMDTEEGPHLHANWTWAASAMDREQINRLSQLWFEALTGICAHVQAGGGGLTPSDIAPARLNQRQIDELSKEHQVADILPLTPLQQGLLFHASYAQDPGDDVYAVQLGITVTGELDSHRLHDAVHNVINRHPNLAARFCAQFGEPVQVIPADPVMAWRYIQLGAEDLDPEQRVEELCAAERAAVSDLANRPAFRAALIRTADNRYRFVLTNHHIVMDGWSLPILLREILANYYGDQLPAPATYRSYLTWLAGQDRASAQAAWRQVLDGFETPTLVGPAGRMRLGRRAVESYRLSAETTRAVGELARSCHTTVNTVLQAAWAQLLMRLTGQHDVAFGTAVSGRPADLAGAESMVGLLINTVPVRASITAETTVADVLGQLQQHHNDTLEHEHLALSDIHHVTGHDALFDTLFLYENYPIDTSVPMGFHELAITDVTNREYNHYPLSVMALPGRELGLRVEFDTDVFDATGIEKLTERFQRVLSEMTADPTRRLRSLDVVDEREQVWLDERGNRAVLSQPATGKSIPAMFAAQVASTPGAPALTFDGRTMTYRELDEAANRMAHLLTEEGAGPGERVALLFSRSADAIVSILAVLKTGAAYLPIDPALPAARIEFLLTDAEPVAVVTTAGLRERLAGYSPTVIDVDDPALATQPSTALPTPSSDNIAYLIYTSGTTGVPKGVAVTHENVAQLVDTLHADLPEAGVWAQWHSLVFDVSVHEIWGALLHGGRLVVVPESVAAAPDELHALLVAEQVTVLSQTPSALGMLSPEGLESAALVVAGEACPVEVVDRWAPGRVMINAYGPTEATVYAAMSSPLQSGAGSAPIGSPVPRAALFVLDRWLRPAPEGVVGELYIAGHGVATGYSRRPGLTAGRFVACPFGSPGGRMYRTGDLVRWGRDGQLEYLGRADEQVKLRGYRIELGEVQSALAALDGVEQAVVIAREDRPGDKRLVGYITGTADPVGIRIQLADRLPAYMVPAAVVVLDALPLTVNGKLDKRALPAPEYQKRGGEYIAPSDSTEEIVADIFARVLGMERVSVEDSFFELGGDSLSAMRVIAEINTALDGALSVRTLFDSQSVRALSHRITSGADTEGAAGPGFAAVHGADAKEVYARDLTLDKFIDATTLSTAPTLPGPSPEVRTVLLTGATGFLGRYLVLEWLERMEQVDGKLVCLVRAKSDEDAWRRLEKTFDSGDPELLRHFQELAEEHLQVVAGDKGQANLGLAGETWQQLADTVDLIVDSAAVVNGVLPYNELFTPNVGGTAELIRLALTTKKKPYAYVSTSDVGRQIEPSEFTEDADIRVISATRVIDGGYANGYGNSKWAGEVLLREAHDLCGLPVSVFRSDMILADTTYAGQLNVADIFTRMILSIVATGTAPASFYRLDAEGNRQSAHFDGLPVEFVAEAIAKLGAQVMDGFETYHVMNPHDDGIGLDEYVDWLIEAGYPIERVDDFGEWLQRFETGLRGLPERQRQNSVLQMLLLLLRDPKNLQPAEPARGAFAPTDRFRAAVQEAKVGPDNDIPHVSAPVIVKYVTDLQLLGLL, from the coding sequence ATGACCGTCGGTGCGGGACGGCGATTGTTGTCGATCGATCTGCTGGATGGCGGCGAGCACGATCGACTCGACGAGTGGGGCAACCGTGCGGTGCTGACCAAGCCGATCAAGGCTGCGGCGTCGATCCCCGAGGTGTTCGCCACCCAGGTGGCGCGCGCACCCCAGGCTGTCGCGCTGAGCTTCGGCGATCGCTCGATGACCTACCGCGACCTGGATCAGGCCGCGAACCGGCTGGCGCACCTGTTGGCCGAGCAGGGCGCCCGCCCGGGCGAATGCGTTGCGCTGCTGTTTTCCCGCTCCGCCGAGGCGATCATCTCGATCCTCGCGGTCCTGAAGACCGGGGCGGCGTACCTGCCGATCGATCCCGCGCTGCCGTCGGCGCGGATGGAATTCATGCTCAGCGACGCCACCCCGATCGCGGTGGTGACCACGGCCAGCCTGCGCACCCGGCTGGACGGGTTCGACCTGCCCGTCATCGACGTCGACGAAGCCGATGCGGACACCCAGCCCAGCAGCGCGCTGCCGGGGCCGCGGCCCGACGACATCGCCTACATGATCTACACCTCGGGCACCACGGGAAACCCCAAGGGCGTCGCGGTCACCCACCGCAACGTGACCGAGTTCGTCCGCACGCTGCACGCCGATCTGCCGACCGGGCCGGGGAAGGTCTGGTCACAGTGGCACTCGCTGGTCTTCGACGTCTCCGTCTGGGAGATCTGGGGCGCGCTGCTGTCCGGCGGACGCCTGGTGGTCGTGCCCGAGTCCGTCGCGGGTTCGCCCGATGACCTGCACGCCCTGCTGATCGCCGAGCAGGTCAACGTCCTGAGCCAGACCCCGTCCGCGGTGAGCATGCTCTCGCCGGAGGGCTTGGACGACACGGCGCTGGTGGTGGCCGGTGAAGCCTGCCCGGCCGAAGTGGTCGACCGGTGGGCGCCCGGACGGGTGATGATCAACGCCTACGGCCCGACCGAGGCCACCGTGTACGCCGCGATGAGCACGCCGCTCGCGGGCGACTCGGGGGCACCGCCGATCGGGTCGCCGGTTCCCGGCGCGGCGCTGTTCGTGCTGGACAAGTGGCTGCGGCCCGCGCCGGAAGGCGTGGTCGGTGAGCTGTATGTGGCCGGCCGTGGCGTCGCCACCGGGTATGCCCGCCGGGCCGGGCTGACGGCGTCGCGCTTCGTGGCCTGCCCGTTCGGCGGGCCGGGGGCGCGGATGTACCGCACCGGGGACCTGGTCCGCTGGGGCGCCGACGGTCAGCTGCAGTACCTGGGCCGCGCCGACGAGCAGGTCAAGATCCGCGGCTACCGCATCGAACTCGGCGAGATCCAGTCGGCCCTCGCCGCGCTGGACGGCGTCGACCAGGCGGCGGTGATCGCCCGCGAGGACCGCCCCGGCGACAAGCGCCTGGTGGGTTACATCACCGGCACCGCCGACCCGACCGAGCTGCGCACCCAGCTGGGCAAGCGGCTGCCGGCCTACATGGTCCCGGCCGCGGTCGTCGTGCTGGAGACCCTGCCGCTGACGGTCAACGGCAAGCTGGACAAGCGCGCCCTGCCCGCGCCCGAGTACCACAAGCGCGGCGGCCAATACCGCGCCCCCAGCAACCACACCGAGGAGATCCTGACCGGCATCTACGCCCAGGTGCTGGGCGTGGAGCGCGTCGGTGTGGACGACTCCTTCTTCGACCTCGGCGGCGACAGCATCCTGTCGATGCAGGTGGTGGCGCGGGCCCGGGCGGCCGGCGTGATGTGCCGCCCGCGCGACGTCTTCGTCGAGCAGACGGTCGCCCGGCTGGCCCGGGTGGCCACCGACGGCGCGGACGAGGACGACCTGGTCGACGAGGGGATCGGGCCGGTGCTGGCCACCCCGATCATGCACTGGCTGCAAACCGTGCAGGGGCCGATCGACGACTTCAACCAGACGATGGTGCTGGCGGCGCCCGCGGGCGTCGGCAAAGACGACGTGGTCGTCGTGCTGCAGGCCTTGCTGGACCGGCACCCCATGCTGCGGCTGCGCGTGGAGGACGACGGCAACGGCGGCTGGTCGCTGGAAGCGCCCGAGGCTGGCTCGGTGCAGGCCGGCGACTGCCTGCAGTCGGTCGACGAGCTGTCCGACGCGACACTGGTGGCGGCCCGGTCACGGCTGAACCCGGGCGCGGGGGTGATGGTGAGCGCCGTCTGGGCAGGCGAGTCAAGCCAATTGGCGTTGATCATCCACCACGTCGCCGTCGACGGCGTGTCGTGGCGGACCCTGATCGAAGACCTCAACATCGCCTGGGCGCAGCATCACAGCGGCCAGCCGGTGGCGCTGCCCACGGGCGGCACCTCGTTCGCCCGATGGTCCTCGCTGCTGGCCGAGCACGCGCTGAGCCCGGCGGTGGTCGAGCAGGCCGACGCATGGCGCGAGGTGGTGGCGACCCCGGCCGTGCTGCCGGCGGTGCGCCCCGAGGAAGACACCTATCAGACCGCCGAGCAGTTGTCGGTCTCGCTGGACGTCGAGACGACCCGCCTGCTGCTGGGCGCGGTGCCCGCGGCGTTCAACGCCGGGGTGCAGGACATCCTGTTGATCGCGTTCGGGATGGCCTGGACACAGTTCCTGGGTAGCGGCAAGCCGATCGGCATCGACGTCGAGGGCCACGGCCGTCAGGAAGAGCTGGATCCGCGCGTCGACCTGTCGCGCACCGTGGGCTGGTTCACCACCAAATACCCGGTGGCGCTGACACTCGACGGGCTGGACTGGGCCAACGTGGTCGCCGGCGACGACGCGCTGGGCGCGGTGGTCAAGGCCACCAAGGAGCAGCTGCGCGCCCTGCCGGACGGACTGACCTACGGCCTGCTGCGCTACCTGAACCCCGACATCGATCTGGGTGGATCCGACCCGGTGATCGGGTTCAACTACCTGGGACGGCTGGGCGCGGCCGCAGACCTGCCCGGTGAGCTGTGGCGGCTGAGCCCCGACAGCCTGTCGCTGAGCGGCGCGGCCGCGGCGGTGGCGATGCCGCTCATGCACACCGTCGACCTCAACGCCGGAACCATGGACACCGAGGAAGGTCCCCACCTGCACGCCAACTGGACGTGGGCGGCCTCGGCGATGGACCGCGAGCAGATCAACCGGCTCAGCCAGTTGTGGTTCGAGGCGCTGACCGGCATCTGCGCCCACGTGCAGGCCGGCGGCGGCGGGTTGACCCCGTCCGACATCGCGCCCGCGCGCCTGAACCAGCGGCAGATCGACGAGCTGAGCAAGGAGCATCAGGTCGCCGACATCCTGCCGCTGACCCCGCTGCAGCAGGGTTTGCTGTTCCACGCGAGCTACGCCCAAGACCCGGGCGACGATGTCTATGCGGTGCAGCTCGGTATCACGGTGACCGGTGAGCTGGACTCGCACCGGCTGCACGACGCGGTGCACAACGTGATCAACCGCCACCCGAACCTGGCGGCCCGGTTCTGCGCGCAGTTCGGCGAGCCCGTCCAGGTCATCCCGGCCGACCCGGTCATGGCGTGGCGGTACATCCAGCTGGGCGCCGAGGATCTCGACCCCGAGCAGCGGGTCGAAGAGCTGTGCGCCGCCGAGCGCGCCGCGGTGAGCGATCTGGCCAACCGGCCGGCATTCCGGGCCGCGCTGATCCGCACCGCGGACAACCGGTACCGGTTCGTGCTCACCAACCACCACATCGTGATGGACGGCTGGTCGCTGCCCATCCTGCTGCGGGAGATCCTCGCCAACTACTACGGGGACCAGTTGCCCGCACCGGCGACCTACCGCAGCTACCTGACCTGGCTGGCCGGCCAGGATCGCGCCTCCGCGCAAGCGGCGTGGCGCCAGGTCCTCGACGGATTCGAGACCCCCACCCTGGTGGGCCCGGCCGGCCGGATGCGGCTCGGCCGGCGGGCCGTGGAGTCCTATCGGCTGTCCGCGGAGACCACGCGCGCCGTCGGCGAGCTGGCCCGCTCGTGCCACACCACCGTCAACACCGTGCTGCAGGCCGCCTGGGCCCAGCTGCTGATGCGCCTGACCGGCCAGCACGATGTCGCGTTCGGCACCGCGGTGTCGGGCCGGCCGGCCGACCTGGCCGGTGCGGAGTCCATGGTGGGTCTGCTGATCAACACCGTTCCGGTGCGGGCCAGCATCACCGCGGAGACCACCGTTGCCGACGTGCTGGGCCAGCTGCAACAGCACCACAACGACACCCTCGAGCACGAGCACCTGGCGCTGAGCGACATCCACCACGTGACCGGTCATGACGCGCTGTTCGACACCTTGTTCCTGTACGAGAACTACCCGATCGACACCAGCGTGCCGATGGGCTTCCACGAGCTGGCCATCACCGATGTCACCAACCGCGAGTACAACCACTACCCGCTGTCGGTGATGGCGCTTCCGGGCCGTGAACTCGGCCTCCGCGTGGAGTTCGACACCGACGTGTTCGACGCGACCGGCATCGAGAAGCTGACCGAGCGGTTCCAGCGGGTGCTGTCGGAGATGACCGCCGACCCCACCCGACGGCTGAGGTCCCTGGACGTCGTCGACGAGCGCGAGCAGGTGTGGCTCGACGAGCGGGGCAACCGCGCGGTGTTGAGCCAGCCGGCCACCGGGAAGTCGATCCCGGCGATGTTCGCCGCGCAGGTGGCCAGCACGCCCGGCGCCCCGGCGCTGACCTTCGACGGCCGCACGATGACGTATCGCGAGCTCGACGAGGCCGCCAACCGGATGGCGCACCTGCTGACCGAGGAGGGCGCCGGTCCGGGCGAGCGGGTCGCGCTGCTATTCAGCCGGTCCGCCGACGCGATCGTCTCGATCCTCGCGGTGCTCAAGACCGGGGCGGCGTACCTGCCGATCGACCCGGCGCTGCCGGCCGCGCGGATCGAGTTCCTGCTCACCGACGCCGAGCCCGTCGCCGTGGTCACCACCGCGGGTCTGCGGGAGCGGCTGGCCGGGTACAGCCCGACGGTCATCGACGTCGACGACCCGGCGCTGGCCACCCAGCCCAGCACGGCGCTGCCGACGCCGTCGTCGGACAACATCGCCTACCTCATCTACACCTCGGGCACCACCGGCGTCCCCAAGGGCGTGGCGGTGACCCACGAAAACGTCGCACAGCTGGTCGACACGCTGCACGCCGACCTGCCGGAGGCGGGGGTGTGGGCGCAGTGGCACTCACTGGTGTTCGACGTCTCGGTGCACGAAATCTGGGGCGCACTGCTGCACGGCGGGCGCCTGGTGGTGGTGCCCGAGTCGGTCGCGGCCGCGCCGGACGAGCTGCACGCGCTGCTGGTCGCCGAGCAGGTCACCGTGTTGAGCCAGACCCCGTCGGCGCTGGGCATGCTCTCGCCGGAGGGTCTGGAGTCGGCGGCGCTGGTGGTGGCCGGGGAAGCGTGCCCGGTCGAGGTGGTCGACCGGTGGGCGCCCGGACGGGTGATGATCAACGCCTACGGCCCGACCGAGGCCACGGTCTACGCGGCGATGAGCTCGCCGCTGCAGAGCGGTGCGGGATCCGCGCCGATCGGTTCGCCGGTGCCGCGTGCCGCGCTGTTCGTGCTGGACCGGTGGCTGCGCCCGGCACCCGAGGGCGTCGTCGGCGAGTTGTACATCGCCGGTCATGGGGTGGCCACGGGCTACTCGCGCCGACCGGGCCTGACGGCGGGACGCTTCGTCGCCTGCCCGTTCGGCAGCCCCGGTGGGCGGATGTACCGCACCGGCGACCTGGTCCGGTGGGGCCGCGACGGTCAGCTCGAATACCTGGGCCGGGCCGACGAGCAGGTCAAGCTGCGCGGCTACCGCATCGAACTCGGTGAGGTGCAGTCGGCCCTTGCCGCGCTGGACGGCGTCGAGCAGGCGGTGGTGATCGCCCGCGAGGACCGCCCCGGCGACAAGCGCCTGGTCGGCTACATCACCGGAACCGCCGACCCGGTCGGGATCCGCATCCAGCTGGCCGACCGGCTGCCGGCCTACATGGTGCCGGCCGCGGTGGTGGTGCTGGACGCGCTGCCGCTGACGGTCAACGGCAAGCTCGACAAGCGCGCCCTGCCGGCACCGGAATACCAGAAGCGCGGCGGCGAGTACATAGCGCCGTCCGACTCCACCGAGGAGATCGTCGCCGACATCTTCGCCCGGGTCCTCGGAATGGAACGCGTCTCGGTCGAGGACTCCTTCTTCGAGCTGGGCGGGGACTCGTTGTCCGCCATGCGGGTGATCGCCGAGATCAACACCGCTCTCGATGGCGCCCTGTCGGTGCGCACCCTGTTCGACTCGCAGTCGGTGCGTGCCCTGAGCCACCGGATCACCAGCGGTGCGGACACCGAGGGCGCCGCGGGCCCCGGCTTCGCGGCGGTGCACGGCGCCGACGCCAAGGAGGTGTACGCTCGCGACCTCACCCTGGACAAGTTCATCGACGCGACGACGTTGTCGACCGCGCCGACGCTGCCCGGACCGAGCCCCGAGGTGCGGACCGTCCTGCTGACCGGGGCGACCGGTTTCCTGGGCCGCTACCTGGTGCTGGAATGGCTCGAGCGGATGGAGCAGGTCGACGGCAAGCTGGTCTGCCTGGTGCGGGCCAAGTCCGACGAGGACGCGTGGCGCCGGCTGGAGAAGACCTTCGACAGCGGTGACCCGGAACTGCTGCGGCACTTCCAGGAACTGGCCGAAGAGCACCTGCAGGTCGTCGCCGGCGACAAGGGCCAGGCCAACCTCGGCCTCGCCGGGGAGACCTGGCAGCAGCTGGCCGACACCGTCGACCTGATCGTCGACTCGGCGGCCGTCGTCAACGGCGTCCTGCCCTACAACGAGCTGTTCACCCCCAACGTGGGGGGCACCGCGGAGCTGATCCGGCTGGCGCTCACCACGAAGAAGAAGCCATACGCGTACGTGTCGACTTCGGACGTGGGCCGCCAGATCGAGCCGTCGGAGTTCACCGAGGACGCCGACATCCGGGTCATCAGCGCCACCCGCGTCATCGACGGCGGCTACGCCAACGGATATGGCAACAGCAAGTGGGCGGGCGAGGTCCTGCTGCGTGAGGCACACGACCTGTGCGGCCTGCCGGTCTCGGTGTTCCGCTCCGACATGATCCTGGCCGACACCACCTACGCCGGCCAGCTCAACGTGGCGGACATCTTCACCCGGATGATCCTGAGCATCGTGGCCACCGGCACCGCCCCCGCGTCGTTCTACCGGCTCGACGCCGAAGGCAACCGGCAGAGCGCGCACTTCGACGGCCTGCCCGTCGAGTTCGTCGCCGAGGCGATCGCCAAACTGGGCGCCCAGGTGATGGACGGGTTCGAGACGTACCACGTGATGAACCCGCACGACGACGGGATCGGGCTCGACG